AATTTTCTTACGTTTCCCTAAGTATAGCTCTTCTAAAGTTACCAATAATGGGACTTCGTGCGATCTTGGGGCGTGTCTAGTTGAAGAACGCCCATTATGCGTAGATGACATGTGTACTTGTCTGAACATTCCACTTGGGCCACTAAAGAAAAATGAGCTTCCTTCTTCATCACCAAAACTACCTGCCCTATCTGAGGCGAAAAATCGTgcaaaaatttcatttggATCAATGAATATTCCCCCACCCATTCCTCCTTGATCTGATGTAGGACCTCCAAATCCAGCTTGTAATCCTTCCGAGCCATATtgattatatatatttcgTTTCTCTTTATCGCTCAAAACCTCATAAGCTTCACCCAGTTCTTTGAACATCTCTTCAGCCTTTTTCTTACCCTCAGGAGTAGAATTTGCTTGCTTATCGGGATGGTATTTAATAGCAAGTTTTCTATAGGCACGCTTGATATCTTGATCAGATGCGTCCTTAGAAATACCCAGAATTTTGTAATAATCCTACAAATTAGATAATGTAACAgttaaaaactttaaacGAAAAACTAGCAACTTACCTTACCCATTTATTACTTCAATAtgttaaatttaaagataaattacaaaaaagaaaaaaaatgttgaGAAGTggttattttaaaattgacTTTTCTCCCCATCAAAATTTTTAGACAATACCGGTAATTTGActtaaattaattgtttAATACGAAAAAACAATTTAGGTTAACAATTAAATGATATACGTAGATATAGTATTTAACTCattcttttctattatAGTGAATAAACtaaactttaatattttgggCTATTATTTTACTGATTGTTTGCCCTGAAATGGCAAAATTTGATACTAAGCTAGTCTGATTTTGAGAGTATTCTATTCCTTAAAGTTTCTATAACTTTTTCATTTGCTGCAACAAAATATGGATTAATTAGAACTTCTTTATTGTAGGTAAGTGGTTCCCCTAGTTTGAACTGGGTTTCTGATccagaaaaaaatgtttcaaGCTTGTAAATATCACCGCAAGTTTGCCGTATAATAATATGGCTCGCACAAGTGTCCCATTCCATACAGTCATGAAACCTTGGATAGATATCAGCACGACTTTCAATAAGttcaataaatttaatcGATGATCCGAATggaattttaatattgttttgGAAGAATTTCTCTGAGAATAAGTCTAAAATGGGGCATTTATAATTATGAGATTTTAGTATTCTAATCACTCCATTATTGGGAAATGGTTTATTTGATTTGGGGATAAATTCAAGTGAGGTTTTGCCACAAATTACGttagaagaatttaatGTAGCAATTTTATAAGCTCCTcctaaattattaaacgaaaaaaatgatattcCAGTATTTGGAATCGATACAACTCCAAGGGTTGGTTTGCCATTTTCACAAAGTCCAATATTCACAGTGAATTCACCGTTTCGCCtcaaaaattcttttgtACCATCAAGAGGATCAATGAGCCAACAAATcctgaaaaaaattaaattttttagtTTAGTTTACAATAACTTACTTATACTTTTGCCTATTTTCCCAAGTATCAGTTTCCGATTCTTCTGAAATTATTGGTATTTGCGGCCACTTTGAAGAGAGTTTAGCACAAATGATTTCATTCGCATTTAAATCTGCTGTTGTGACTGGAGAGTTATCTTTATCCttgtaattaattcttAGTTCCGcatcaatatttttgtaaatttCCATAATAACTTTGCTAGCAAGAAACCCAATTTCGACAACCTCCCTAGCAGAAATGACCACTTTACTGTCTAAATTAGTTTCGTAAcacaatttattaaattcatctAAGCTCATTTTTaactatttaataaaagaaagcgcgattaaagaataattataatgaaAGTAAAATGAGTtaattattccaaaaataacaaataaatcatAATAACTATTCCAACAAAAAGTGAAAAGTTAGATATTAACTTATTTCTAAGTTCTTCATCTGAAGAAGCGTAATGATTATAATGTATTTGAGTGAAAACTTACTGTTGTCTGATTGTCTGCTATTTGCAAATTCGGGAATGAAGTAACGATGGGTGTAACCCAAGCTCAAAAGAGCACCTAAAGGATTTGCGAACACCGTTATTAGTGgagtattattaattccaaaCCCAAAATCTGCATTGTGAAAATATCCATTATGCCCCccaatattttgattacGTTGTCTAGCCTCCGGCCTTTCAGCCTTCGGTCTTGgctttgttttttttctagGATCAACATTTTCATTACCTCTACCGTATAATGGAATTACATTCTCTGAATTAACTCCAGCCTTGCAAACTGGGCAGTCTTCATAACCTCTATCTAGCCAGGAACAAATACAGCTCCAACAATACTGGAATGAGTTAGTTTACAATGATGTATATAGTTAAGAACTTACTAGGTGACCACATCTTGTCACGATAGGCTCATATGcattttcaaaacaaatattgCATTCAAAACTAGTATAGTTTTTTGACTTCTCTTCAGATCTATGATGGTGATCAGACTGTTCTCCGTTCAATCCGCTGCCTTTTGCGTCAATCTCACTATTTGAAATGTTATTTACCTCTCCCATAAAACCTAcaaatttgtaataattaattgattgaattttcttacatattttctaatattaatctattaataattaaatagaaTGTTTGTGGCGGGTTGGTACTTGCTCTACTTTGTCactaaataaaataattcaaaatataatcTGGTGCATACAGCTTAATAGAGTAAAACTCTCTAACCGATTAATTTTATGCATAGTTTTCGTCACGTATATGAACAtagaataataatgtaGATGATTATTTAGAAGTTGAGTTCCCGCCCACACGTGTCAATTGTTTTGATTTGTTAtatatgaaatatttaaataaataaatataaatataaatataagtataaatatatatattcgTTATTGAAGTTGAAATTAGCATTCTATATCCGCATTCCTTTGTTCAAGGCATGTATTTGTTACTGATGCTtgtattttaaatattctttccTCCatcttttccttttttGTTGAGCagtattaattaaaatctaattctttaaaagtattaaacTTGTGCACTCGCgttaaaattaattacattgataaatccaataatactttgtatttattttattgaaatttttaaagattctTACATGTATTGTTTCCAAGTGGACGTACACTTATGTATGCATATTACATAAGCgatataatatttgaagtagtttattatattgagagaaatttcaaagttatACAATAGTAATGAacaataattcaaaaaggTAGGTAAATAATTTGcttaaatataaaagatactttaaaataaacataacaaatattaatgtttttttttggatttttaACAGGGCTCTAAAGTTAAACCTTCTTGATAACATTGAAAATCTTAAACAAAGCGTGTTGCTGAATAAGGCATCAATAGAGacaaattatttggaaagaTGCGAGAAAGCAACAAAACATTGCATtactaaaaataatcaCAAAGATGAGAATGAGGATAACTTAAGGCTGTTGTAAGTTAGGAAGGagcttttaaaataaactttCATTCAATAATAGGAGAAAAAGAGTTTCAATTAAGGATTTTAAAATTCTAAGCCCAATTGGCGCGGGAGCATTTGGTATAATTAGACTTGCGGAATGCAGGAACACAGGCAGCATTTATGCGCTAAAGCAAATGAGAAAAAGTATTATCAGAACAAAAAATCAGCTTGAAAGGATATACAATGAGAGAGCACTCCTGGCTCAAAATGCATCCGACTTTGTTGTAAAGTTATTTTACACATTTCAAGATGATAAACACTTATACCAAGTAATGGAGTATTTGCCTGGAGGGGACTTGATGtcatatttaataaaatatgaTAAATTTAGTGAAGAAGACACTAGATTCTACATGGCGCAATTGGTTCATGCCGTTGATTTAGTTCATCAGTTAGGGTTTGTACACAGAGATGTAAAACCAGATAACATTGTTCTTGATTCTAAGGGGCATctcaaattattagattttgGGCTTTGCAAGTTTTCTCCACTAATTGAAGGAGACGAAAATAGAGAATACCAAACAGAAAATCATTTAAGATGTGTCAATTTAAACGCTAAATCACATAAAGATAGTAATAAAGCTTCTGAAATTTCCTTTAATGAGAACAACGAaaacaaaagaattaaCAAAGAACTTTATCGAGGATCAAATTTACtagaagaaaagaattgccaaaatgaagatttaaataCTTCTCTGAAGCATTTGGACAGAAAGACAATTCATTCTACTGTAGGAACCCCACAGTATATGGCACCAGAAATATTTCTCAGACAAGGGTATACACATCTTGTAGATTGGTGGAGCGTGGGAATACTGATGTATGAATGTCTTTATGGAGGAGTACCATTTAATGATGATACGCATAACCCAATTAAAGTCGCAATAAAAGTAATGCAGTGggaaaagttattattactcCCACATCCATGTAGAAAAATTTCGCCCGAAGCACTAGATCTactaaaaaatttattgtGCCATCCTTCAAAAAGGTTTGATGGTGAACAGATTAAAAAGCATCCTTTTTTCAATGGTAAGTTTATAAATTTCGGTTagtttattgaatttataaCTTATGATAGAAATTGATTGGGATAAATTAAGACAATGCCCTGCTCCATTCAACAAACAGATTAATgagaatatatataaaagcAATGTTACGGCAGCAGAACTAATTGATGAGTCTCCAAACAACACAAGATATGGTGTTCAGGGTTCTTCACTAGTTGATATAAATTTCTTGGATTATACTTATAGGAATAAAGATCGTAATAATGATCCTATATCAATAGGAGAGGCCATTAAAATGTGCGGATGATTTTTAGAACATAGAAAGCTAAAGAAAAAGCAAGTAAATGAGAAAAactataaattaattatttcgTTCTAAATCTAATATAGAATCAGTCTCAAGTATTTCATTTACGCTTGCACCGTTTTGAAGTGTTTCCGAATTGGTTAATGCAATAATTGCTAACAAATCAGAATCTGAAGAGGAAAAATCTGAATCAAAATCACTATTTATACccttttcaatattatttttaaagcttttttttcttttactTTCTCCTTTTGTTGGCGAGATTTTGTCTTTATTTTGCAGCGGACTTTGGTTGTAAATGTGTGGTTTGTAATCACCGTTTACCCAATATTCGGAATTATGAATAGGTAGGGGAACAGTATAAAAGGGGGAAATCAAATCAGAAAATTGACTCAATGCTTTAGAATGGATATCCCTTGCAGATTCAAGAGTTAAAGGAATTCTTTTTTGCAGCCTATACTTTCCCTTTGATATTCCGGATTTCTTTTTGGTACATATTATCCTGAAGCACGAATAGAATCCTAAACTCATCATGCTATCCAATATAAGTGGATCTGTAAAGCCCTTTCCTCTTAATTTATCTAAAAgcttttcttttaaaatttctagtttaatatttttcttttctggAGGTTTGCTACTGTTTTCAGAGTTATTTCCAGataaactattattaaaatcagAATGCGAACACTCATTGGTGTCAGAATCCGACCCTCCCTCTGTTCTATTATCATCTTTTGATAAGTCTTTCCTGGATTCATGAAAAGTttctgaaaaaatattttttactGAAGCTCCGTTGATGCCAATTTTAAAGGAcacatatttttttaacaGTATTTCTAATGCCTTTTCCGGGTTTATCTTCATTTCCTTTTGATTAACAGCGATTGTTTTCGTAATTCGAATTGCGGACGGTCTCCCGTTTGCTATCGAATAACCAAGTCTTTTTAAATTGGTTGGCATTCTACTTCCAATTTTACTTGATCTTGTGGGATCTAAGGGGAACTCCACATTTTCGAAGCAAAATGGGAATGTTGCTTCTGGCTTAGTTTCTATCATTGCAATAATATCCCAATTCCTGTAAACACCTATGTTGAATAAACTCCATTCAATTTCCGCGAGTCCATTTGAACACTGAGAAATATCTATGCCTTTCGTCTTCTTCCATTGAACTGCAACAGTAAACAAGCCATGGCTTTTTTCTCCcttatttgtatttaataCGTTACTTTCCTTTGAAAGCCTGCTCAATGTACTATTATGTGGAATAATAAGCTGAGACTTTCCATGAAATAAAGTTAATTGAGTATCAAAGTCACTATTTACAAATTCGTTCGAAAAAGCATAGGAACAAACTGTGGAAGGatcatttttaatgat
The Cryptosporidium parvum Iowa II chromosome 2, whole genome shotgun sequence genome window above contains:
- a CDS encoding heat shock 40 kDa protein, encoding DYYKILGISKDASDQDIKRAYRKLAIKYHPDKQANSTPEGKKKAEEMFKELGEAYEVLSDKEKRNIYNQYGSEGLQAGFGGPTSDQGGMGGGIFIDPNEIFARFFASDRAGSFGDEEGSSFFFSGPSGMFRQVHMSSTHNGRSSTRHAPRSHEVPLLVTLEELYLGKRKKIKVTRKRFIEHKVRNEENIVEVEIKPGWKDGTKLTYSGEGDQESPGTSPGDLVLIIQTKTHPRFTRDDCHLIMKVTIPLVRALTGFTCPVTTLDNRNLQIPIKEIVNPKTRKIVPNEGMPIKNQPGQKGDLILEFDICFPKSLTPEQKKLIKEALD
- a CDS encoding CysQ, sulfite synthesis pathway protein; this translates as MSLDEFNKLCYETNLDSKVVISAREVVEIGFLASKVIMEIYKNIDAELRINYKDKDNSPVTTADLNANEIICAKLSSKWPQIPIISEESETDTWENRQKYKICWLIDPLDGTKEFLRRNGEFTVNIGLCENGKPTLGVVSIPNTGISFFSFNNLGGAYKIATLNSSNVICGKTSLEFIPKSNKPFPNNGVIRILKSHNYKCPILDLFSEKFFQNNIKIPFGSSIKFIELIESRADIYPRFHDCMEWDTCASHIIIRQTCGDIYKLETFFSGSETQFKLGEPLTYNKEVLINPYFVAANEKVIETLRNRILSKSD
- a CDS encoding signal peptide (transcripts identified by EST); translated protein: MRLILIVLFLSISNTIVHGFPPFLREGKDIVSTGICRNLCKGGQVFTPFLPPKEPDCSSSISCKKCDYSSIIKNDPSTVCSYAFSNEFVNSDFDTQLTLFHGKSQLIIPHNSTLSRLSKESNVLNTNKGEKSHGLFTVAVQWKKTKGIDISQCSNGLAEIEWSLFNIGVYRNWDIIAMIETKPEATFPFCFENVEFPLDPTRSSKIGSRMPTNLKRLGYSIANGRPSAIRITKTIAVNQKEMKINPEKALEILLKKYVSFKIGINGASVKNIFSETFHESRKDLSKDDNRTEGGSDSDTNECSHSDFNNSLSGNNSENSSKPPEKKNIKLEILKEKLLDKLRGKGFTDPLILDSMMSLGFYSCFRIICTKKKSGISKGKYRLQKRIPLTLESARDIHSKALSQFSDLISPFYTVPLPIHNSEYWVNGDYKPHIYNQSPLQNKDKISPTKGESKRKKSFKNNIEKGINSDFDSDFSSSDSDLLAIIALTNSETLQNGASVNEILETDSILDLERNN